A segment of the Ochotona princeps isolate mOchPri1 chromosome 16, mOchPri1.hap1, whole genome shotgun sequence genome:
CACTGCCATGGCCAGCAAACCAGCCACAACTATCAGGTGGTTCAAAGGGAACAAGGAGCTGAAAGGCAAATCAGAGGTGGAAGAGTGGTCAGACATGTATACCGTGACCAGCCAGCTGATGCTGAAGGTGCACAAGGAGGACGATGGGGTGCCGGTGATCTGCCAGGTGGAGCACCCCTCAGTCACTGGAAACTTGCAGACCCAGCGATATCTAGAAGTTCAGTATAAGCCTCAAGTGCATATTCAGATGACTTATCCTCTACAAGGCCTAACCCGGGAAGGGGACGCGCTTGAGCTAACATGTGAAGCCATCGGGAAGCCCCAGCCTGTCATGGTAACCTGGGTGAGAGTTGATGATGAAATGCCTCAACATGCCGTACTGTCTGGACCCAACCTGTTCATCAATAACCTCAACAAAACAGACAATGATACCTACCGCTGTGAAGCCTCCAACACAGTGGGGAAGGCTCATTCGGATTATATGCTGTATGTATACGATCCCCCCACAACTATCCCTCCtcccacaaccaccaccaccaccaccaccaccatccttACCATCATCACAGGCCTAACTCAatgatgactttttaaagaatctgatcatttgagattttaaaaaaaactttgttagGTAATTGGTCACTCTCATTTTTCAAGCCAACGACAGCATTTATAACTTACAGAGGAAATTTACCGTGTGCTTAGACATTCAGAATGTCATCAAACAATAGTTATCCCACAAGTTGATTCACAGGGATGGCTTGCGCATTTCCCGAAGCTTTGGATGAAGATACCCTAATATATCCCACTTCACAGAGATGCACTCACTTCCGAGCTAGGGTGCCTGGTTTCTGCATGAAGTCAT
Coding sequences within it:
- the LOC131482159 gene encoding cell adhesion molecule 1-like: MASAVLPSGSRSAAAPPGLRLRVLLLLLCAAALVPTGNGQNLFTKDVTVIEGEVATISCQVNKSDDSVIQLLNPNRQTIYFRDFRPLKDSRFQLLNFSSSELKVSLTNVSISDEGRYFCQLYTDPPQESYTTITVLVPPRNLMIDIQKDTAVEGEEIEVNCTAMASKPATTIRWFKGNKELKGKSEVEEWSDMYTVTSQLMLKVHKEDDGVPVICQVEHPSVTGNLQTQRYLEVQYKPQVHIQMTYPLQGLTREGDALELTCEAIGKPQPVMVTWVRVDDEMPQHAVLSGPNLFINNLNKTDNDTYRCEASNTVGKAHSDYMLYVYDPPTTIPPPTTTTTTTTTILTIITGLTQ